From Burkholderiales bacterium, one genomic window encodes:
- the murF gene encoding UDP-N-acetylmuramoyl-tripeptide--D-alanyl-D-alanine ligase, producing the protein MLDLQQAAAAISAVVKGENVTFSAVSSDTRTLKSGELFVALKGEHYDGRDFLVQARQKGAVAALVAEAEPANISGLPLLVVKDTRASLGMLAAYWRSRFDIPVVGLTGSNGKTTVKEMLASILRMAAGSPHAVLATRGNLNNDIGVPLTLLEMRSHHRYAVIEMGTNHPGEISYLTRLTKPDVALVNNAARAHLSGLISVEQVARAKGEIFEGLSKNGVAVINADDQYAELWRRSCADRRVLDFGFDRPAAISARCALRGSGADLEVETGAGEIHIKLQVAGQHNARNALAAATCALALGIKREAISAGLSAFAGVKGRLQRKRGKSGALLIDDTYNANPESVRAAVDVLSAEAGKKVLVLGDMGELGTQGPALHEEIGTQAKDAGIDVLYTLGELAAGAALQFGKGGRHFTQIEELLAEVEKLLAPDVAVLVKGSRFMRMERIVERLAAE; encoded by the coding sequence ATGCTTGATTTGCAGCAAGCGGCGGCGGCGATAAGCGCAGTTGTAAAAGGAGAAAATGTGACATTTTCTGCAGTGAGCTCGGATACGCGTACCCTGAAAAGCGGAGAGCTTTTCGTCGCGCTCAAAGGCGAGCACTACGATGGTCGCGATTTTCTGGTTCAGGCGCGTCAAAAAGGCGCCGTCGCCGCGCTGGTCGCCGAAGCAGAACCTGCAAATATTAGCGGATTGCCGCTGCTCGTTGTAAAAGATACGCGCGCATCGCTGGGAATGCTCGCGGCGTATTGGCGCAGCCGCTTTGACATTCCCGTTGTCGGGTTGACCGGCAGCAACGGCAAGACCACGGTTAAAGAGATGCTTGCAAGCATCTTGCGCATGGCCGCGGGATCACCGCATGCGGTACTCGCGACCCGCGGCAACCTCAACAACGACATCGGCGTACCACTTACCTTGCTGGAAATGCGCAGCCACCATCGTTATGCCGTCATTGAAATGGGTACCAACCATCCCGGAGAAATTTCCTATTTGACCCGCCTGACGAAACCTGATGTCGCGCTGGTAAATAATGCCGCGCGTGCCCATCTTTCAGGTTTGATTTCAGTGGAGCAGGTGGCGCGCGCCAAGGGCGAGATATTTGAAGGATTGTCCAAAAACGGCGTGGCGGTGATCAACGCCGACGATCAATACGCGGAATTGTGGCGCAGGTCTTGTGCGGACAGACGCGTTCTCGATTTCGGCTTCGACCGTCCTGCGGCGATCAGTGCGCGCTGCGCGCTGCGCGGCAGTGGAGCGGATCTCGAAGTGGAAACCGGCGCGGGTGAAATTCATATCAAGTTGCAAGTCGCCGGACAGCATAACGCCAGGAACGCTCTTGCTGCAGCCACTTGCGCGCTGGCTCTGGGTATCAAGCGCGAAGCAATCAGCGCCGGACTTTCCGCATTCGCCGGAGTCAAAGGAAGGCTGCAGCGCAAGCGCGGCAAAAGCGGCGCGCTGTTAATTGACGACACCTACAACGCCAACCCCGAGTCGGTGCGCGCCGCGGTAGACGTATTAAGCGCAGAAGCAGGGAAAAAAGTTCTGGTGCTGGGGGATATGGGGGAACTCGGCACACAGGGTCCGGCTTTGCATGAAGAAATTGGAACGCAGGCAAAAGACGCCGGTATCGACGTGCTGTATACGCTGGGCGAACTTGCGGCTGGCGCGGCACTGCAATTCGGCAAAGGGGGAAGGCATTTTACACAGATCGAGGAACTGCTCGCCGAAGTTGAGAAACTGCTAGCCCCGGATGTCGCGGTGCTGGTCAAAGGCTCACGCTTCATGCGAATGGAAAGAATAGTGGAAAGGTTGGCCGCTGAATGA
- the ftsW gene encoding putative lipid II flippase FtsW produces MAYQLQKKRAPLQAYDESLVWVTLSLLGLGLVMVYSASIAIAEAGKWHQPTYFLIRHALFIGVGVALGGMAYQLPMRLWQRMSRYLFLLGASLLVLVLIPGIGREVNGGQRWLPLFFVNLQPSEFMKLVVVIYAADYTVRKAAYMHSLRRGFLPMLLVMLLIGGLLLQEPDFGAFAVIAAIAMAILFLGGMNWKLFAGLIVMLVIGFLLLIWTSPYRMQRVVGFMDPWADPFGTGYQLSHALIAFGRGEWLGVGLGGSVEKLLYLPEAYTDFLLAVIAEELGFAGVIAVIALFAWLVMRAFAVGRQATYLERYFPALVAQGIGVWIAVQAIINIGVNMGVLPTKGLTLPLMSFGGSGMVANCIAIALLLRVDWENRQLMRGKPV; encoded by the coding sequence ATGGCCTACCAGCTGCAGAAAAAGCGCGCACCGCTCCAAGCATATGACGAATCGCTCGTTTGGGTGACGCTGTCGCTGCTGGGCCTAGGGCTGGTGATGGTGTATTCCGCATCGATTGCGATTGCCGAGGCCGGCAAATGGCATCAGCCGACATATTTTCTGATACGCCACGCGCTGTTTATCGGAGTCGGCGTCGCCCTGGGAGGGATGGCATATCAATTGCCGATGCGCCTTTGGCAACGCATGTCTCGTTACCTGTTCTTGCTAGGCGCGAGCCTGCTGGTACTGGTGCTGATACCCGGTATTGGTCGGGAAGTCAACGGCGGGCAACGATGGCTGCCGCTGTTTTTCGTTAACCTGCAGCCATCCGAATTCATGAAACTGGTAGTGGTGATTTATGCGGCCGATTACACGGTTCGCAAGGCTGCCTACATGCACAGCTTGCGCCGCGGTTTCCTGCCCATGTTGCTGGTGATGCTGCTGATCGGAGGGCTCTTGCTGCAGGAGCCGGATTTTGGCGCATTCGCAGTTATTGCCGCGATCGCAATGGCAATCCTGTTTCTGGGTGGAATGAACTGGAAGCTTTTTGCCGGATTGATCGTCATGCTTGTAATCGGTTTCCTGCTGTTAATCTGGACTTCGCCTTACCGCATGCAGCGCGTTGTCGGCTTCATGGATCCTTGGGCCGATCCTTTTGGCACCGGATACCAATTGAGCCATGCGTTGATTGCTTTCGGACGCGGTGAATGGTTGGGCGTCGGGCTTGGGGGCAGCGTTGAAAAACTGCTTTACCTGCCGGAGGCGTATACCGATTTTCTGCTCGCTGTGATCGCGGAAGAACTTGGATTCGCTGGCGTCATTGCAGTCATCGCATTGTTTGCGTGGCTGGTGATGCGGGCATTCGCCGTTGGCCGTCAGGCGACTTACTTGGAACGCTATTTTCCCGCGCTGGTGGCGCAAGGCATCGGCGTATGGATCGCTGTGCAGGCGATCATCAATATAGGAGTCAACATGGGCGTGCTGCCGACCAAAGGTTTGACTTTGCCACTCATGAGCTTTGGCGGCAGCGGAATGGTTGCAAACTGTATTGCAATTGCATTGTTACTGCGAGTGGATTGGGAGAATCGCCAGCTGATGCGGGGGAAACCGGTATAG
- the mraY gene encoding phospho-N-acetylmuramoyl-pentapeptide-transferase, with amino-acid sequence MLLALAQWLAQDMRAFNVFNYITLRAVLATLTALLISFVVGPAMIKKLTAYKIGQAVRDDGPSSHLSKVGTPTMGGALILVSIASTSLLWADLRNRFIWVTLLVTLGFGLIGWVDDYRKVVRRDPHGLSARSKFFWQSLIGLAAALFLAFSATLPAQTIFIVPFFKHVAYPLGTIGFVFMTYLVIVGSSNAVNLTDGLDGLAIMPTVMVGSALGVFAYVAGHAIFSKYLGFPYIPGAGELTVFCAALAGAGLAFLWFNVYPAEVFMGDVGALGLGAALGVVAVIVRQEIVLFIMGGVFVVETLSVVLQVASFKLTGKRIFRMAPLHHHYELKGWKENQVVVRFWIITMMLVLIGLSTLKLR; translated from the coding sequence ATGTTGCTTGCGTTAGCACAATGGCTTGCCCAGGACATGCGCGCATTCAACGTGTTCAATTACATCACGTTGCGCGCCGTGCTGGCGACGCTGACGGCATTGCTGATTTCTTTCGTCGTCGGTCCGGCGATGATTAAAAAGCTCACCGCCTATAAAATCGGGCAAGCGGTGCGTGACGATGGCCCAAGCTCGCATCTGAGCAAAGTCGGCACGCCGACCATGGGCGGCGCCTTGATTCTGGTGTCCATCGCATCGACTAGTTTGTTGTGGGCGGATTTGCGCAACCGTTTTATTTGGGTGACGCTGCTGGTCACGCTGGGCTTCGGCCTGATTGGCTGGGTCGACGATTATCGAAAAGTCGTGCGGCGCGATCCGCATGGGCTATCGGCGCGGAGCAAGTTTTTCTGGCAGTCGTTGATCGGTCTTGCCGCCGCGCTGTTTCTTGCTTTTAGCGCCACCTTGCCGGCGCAAACGATTTTCATTGTGCCGTTCTTCAAGCATGTCGCCTACCCGCTCGGCACCATCGGGTTTGTCTTCATGACATATTTGGTTATCGTGGGGTCAAGCAATGCGGTGAACCTCACCGACGGACTGGATGGTCTGGCCATCATGCCAACGGTGATGGTCGGCAGTGCACTCGGTGTGTTCGCTTATGTGGCCGGTCACGCGATATTTTCCAAATATCTCGGCTTTCCCTACATCCCCGGTGCCGGAGAGTTAACGGTATTTTGCGCCGCTCTCGCCGGCGCGGGATTGGCTTTCCTGTGGTTTAACGTCTATCCGGCGGAAGTGTTCATGGGCGATGTGGGTGCCCTGGGGCTCGGCGCCGCTCTCGGCGTGGTGGCGGTGATCGTGCGCCAGGAAATTGTCCTATTCATCATGGGCGGCGTGTTTGTGGTGGAAACGCTTTCTGTGGTGCTGCAGGTGGCCTCATTTAAATTGACCGGGAAACGCATATTCCGCATGGCACCGCTGCACCACCACTATGAATTAAAGGGCTGGAAAGAAAACCAGGTGGTGGTGCGCTTCTGGATCATCACCATGATGCTGGTTTTAATCGGTCTTTCCACGCTCAAACTGCGCTAA
- a CDS encoding UDP-N-acetylmuramoyl-L-alanyl-D-glutamate--2,6-diaminopimelate ligase codes for MSCGPADATDVEANVFQRLGVKVQRLATDSRKVQAGDTFLAYPGETLDGRKFIAQAIAEGANSVLWESESFDWKPEWHVANLGVRGLRNKIGGLASYIYGQPSQKLWVIGVTGTNGKTSCSHWIAQCLTQLGKKTAVLGTLGNGFLDTLEPSLNATPDAVLLQAQLANFVEQGAQCVAIEVSSHSLVQGRVNGVEFDIALFTNLSRDHLDYHGNMKAYAAAKARLFHWPSLQYAIINIDDRFGEELAGDLKQAPVTVLGYGLGKGQISGHHLNLSKHGLNLEIVTSWGQAKLQSRMLGAFNASNLLGVLATLLASEVPLVDAVRVLGEVRAVRGRLQMLSEKGKPTVVVDYAHTPDALEKVLHVLRGILNGGGKAKLICVFGCGGERDRGKRALMGEVASRLADFSIVTNDNPRGEAPSAIIEDIVSGMQPNHRVIEDRAVAIERAIAEANERDLVLIAGKGHEMHQEINGVKLPFNDLEVAKNALHQKA; via the coding sequence ATGAGTTGCGGACCGGCAGACGCCACGGACGTGGAAGCCAACGTCTTTCAGCGCTTGGGCGTAAAAGTGCAGCGTCTGGCCACCGACAGCCGCAAAGTGCAAGCAGGGGATACGTTTTTGGCGTATCCGGGCGAAACGTTAGACGGGCGCAAATTCATTGCGCAAGCGATCGCGGAGGGCGCGAATTCAGTGCTGTGGGAAAGCGAAAGTTTTGACTGGAAACCTGAATGGCATGTGGCGAATCTGGGCGTCAGGGGGTTGCGCAACAAGATTGGCGGACTTGCAAGTTACATATACGGTCAGCCGTCGCAGAAACTCTGGGTCATTGGGGTCACCGGCACCAACGGTAAAACCTCATGCAGCCACTGGATTGCGCAATGCTTGACACAACTCGGAAAAAAAACCGCAGTGCTGGGAACACTCGGTAATGGTTTTCTCGACACGCTGGAGCCTAGTCTCAATGCGACGCCCGATGCGGTGTTATTGCAGGCGCAGTTGGCAAATTTCGTGGAACAGGGGGCGCAGTGCGTGGCCATTGAGGTTTCTTCGCACAGCCTGGTGCAGGGACGGGTCAACGGCGTGGAATTTGATATCGCGTTGTTCACCAATCTTTCGCGCGACCATCTGGACTATCACGGCAACATGAAGGCTTATGCCGCGGCCAAAGCCAGGCTATTTCATTGGCCCAGTCTGCAGTACGCCATCATCAACATCGACGATCGTTTTGGCGAGGAGCTCGCCGGCGACCTGAAGCAAGCACCGGTAACGGTTCTCGGTTACGGCCTGGGGAAAGGCCAAATTTCCGGTCACCACTTAAATTTGAGCAAGCACGGGCTGAACCTGGAAATTGTTACGTCGTGGGGCCAGGCGAAGTTGCAAAGTCGCATGCTCGGCGCCTTTAACGCAAGCAATTTGTTGGGCGTGCTTGCGACACTGCTCGCGAGCGAAGTACCTCTGGTGGATGCGGTACGGGTGTTGGGCGAAGTGCGGGCAGTTCGCGGGCGCCTGCAAATGTTGAGCGAGAAGGGCAAGCCGACGGTAGTCGTGGATTACGCGCACACCCCCGATGCGCTGGAAAAGGTGCTGCACGTGCTGCGTGGAATTTTAAACGGCGGGGGAAAGGCGAAATTAATCTGCGTGTTTGGCTGCGGCGGTGAACGCGACCGCGGCAAACGCGCGCTGATGGGGGAAGTGGCGTCGCGTTTAGCGGACTTTTCGATTGTTACCAACGATAACCCGCGTGGCGAAGCGCCGAGCGCGATTATTGAGGACATCGTGAGCGGCATGCAGCCTAATCACCGTGTAATCGAAGACCGGGCCGTGGCGATCGAGCGCGCGATAGCTGAGGCGAACGAACGCGACCTCGTGCTGATCGCCGGCAAGGGACACGAAATGCATCAGGAGATCAACGGAGTGAAATTGCCGTTCAACGACCTCGAGGTGGCGAAAAACGCGCTGCATCAGAAAGCTTAA
- the murD gene encoding UDP-N-acetylmuramoyl-L-alanine--D-glutamate ligase, with the protein MNIELSGKRILVLGLGDSGLSMTRWLHRHGAQVRVADSRKYPPHAEQLAREMPLVALETGTFRSTSFNGIDVIAISPGVALREPRVSEALNAGVFVVGDVELFAQALKSHAETKVIAITGSNGKSTVTSMVGAMSRSAGINTVVAGNIGLPVLDALAQVETALSHGKTAPDLFVLELSSFQLETTYSLDASAATVLNLCQDHLDRYDSMHEYAAAKARIFSGHGVQVVNRDDEISGRLADPARTVLNFGLGEPGGDREWGMVVSGGEPWLAQGEMKLMPLGELPLAGSHNAANALAALALCRACDMEYAPLLVALKKFTGLPHRMQKVAEIRGVAFYDDSKGTNVGATVAALSGIEKKAVLVAGGDGKGQDFSPLKSAIAAHARAVVLIGRDADKIAKAIAGCGIPLLRAADMEDAVLLAFSKAQPGDAVLLSPACASFDMFRDYEHRAEVFSRAVQGLQTQLKVGAN; encoded by the coding sequence ATGAATATTGAACTTTCGGGAAAAAGGATTTTAGTGCTGGGACTGGGCGACAGTGGCTTGTCCATGACGCGCTGGCTTCACCGTCACGGCGCGCAGGTGCGTGTGGCTGACAGTCGCAAATATCCCCCGCATGCGGAACAACTCGCCCGCGAAATGCCGCTCGTGGCGCTGGAGACGGGCACCTTCCGCAGCACCAGTTTCAATGGAATAGACGTGATTGCAATCAGCCCCGGCGTTGCCCTCCGGGAGCCTCGGGTTTCTGAGGCTCTTAACGCCGGGGTTTTTGTTGTGGGGGATGTGGAGCTATTTGCGCAGGCTCTCAAATCGCATGCTGAGACCAAGGTGATTGCTATAACGGGCTCCAACGGCAAGAGCACCGTGACCAGCATGGTGGGCGCGATGAGCCGGTCTGCCGGAATCAACACCGTGGTTGCGGGCAACATCGGTCTTCCGGTGCTGGATGCGTTGGCGCAGGTGGAAACGGCACTTAGCCACGGGAAAACTGCGCCCGATCTGTTCGTACTGGAGCTGTCCAGCTTCCAGCTGGAAACAACTTATAGCCTCGATGCCAGCGCAGCAACGGTATTGAACCTGTGTCAGGACCATCTGGACCGTTATGACAGCATGCACGAATACGCGGCAGCGAAGGCGCGCATTTTCTCGGGTCACGGGGTGCAGGTTGTGAACCGCGACGACGAAATCAGCGGGCGCCTTGCCGATCCCGCGCGAACTGTTCTGAATTTTGGTCTGGGGGAACCCGGTGGCGACCGGGAGTGGGGCATGGTTGTTTCCGGTGGAGAACCGTGGCTTGCGCAGGGCGAAATGAAACTAATGCCGCTTGGAGAATTGCCGCTCGCCGGTTCGCACAACGCAGCCAACGCGTTAGCCGCACTGGCGCTGTGTCGGGCGTGCGACATGGAATATGCGCCGCTGCTTGTGGCGCTCAAGAAATTTACAGGATTGCCGCATCGTATGCAAAAGGTGGCTGAAATCCGCGGCGTGGCGTTTTACGACGATTCGAAAGGCACCAATGTTGGCGCTACCGTCGCAGCGCTTTCGGGTATTGAGAAAAAAGCTGTGCTGGTTGCCGGCGGAGACGGCAAGGGTCAGGACTTTTCTCCGCTTAAATCGGCTATCGCCGCTCATGCCCGCGCGGTGGTGCTCATCGGTCGCGATGCGGACAAGATCGCCAAAGCCATTGCCGGCTGCGGCATACCGCTGCTGCGCGCCGCCGACATGGAAGACGCGGTGCTACTGGCTTTCAGCAAAGCGCAGCCGGGCGATGCGGTGCTGCTTTCGCCCGCTTGCGCGAGTTTTGACATGTTCCGCGATTATGAGCATCGAGCCGAAGTTTTCTCGCGCGCAGTCCAGGGTTTGCAAACTCAGCTCAAGGTTGGAGCGAATTAG
- the ftsL gene encoding cell division protein FtsL: protein MTRLNLLLALITIACALGVVTSQHKARNLFAELQKQQELSSQLDVEWGQLQLEQSTWATHARIEKIASRILQMHVPDAKHTQVITREPIPAGRSHE, encoded by the coding sequence GTGACCAGACTGAACCTCTTATTGGCGCTTATAACCATAGCCTGTGCGCTGGGTGTCGTGACATCGCAGCACAAAGCGCGCAACTTGTTTGCGGAACTGCAGAAGCAACAAGAATTATCGAGTCAACTTGACGTGGAATGGGGACAACTTCAGCTTGAGCAGAGCACTTGGGCGACGCACGCGCGCATTGAAAAGATCGCCAGTCGAATTTTGCAAATGCACGTGCCCGATGCCAAGCATACCCAAGTGATCACGCGCGAGCCTATTCCAGCGGGGAGATCGCATGAATAG
- the rsmH gene encoding 16S rRNA (cytosine(1402)-N(4))-methyltransferase RsmH, with translation MNSQHIAVLLDEAIRALNVRPDGVYVDCTFGQGGHSRAVLGKLAANGRLIALDRDMTAVAAGRAITDARFCIVHGAFGALRQTLRELNVHQVDGVLLDLGVSAPQLQQAARGFSFRIDGPLDMRMDTTRGQTVAQWLARASEEEIREVIEEYGEERFAKQIARKIVADRARGPISTTRQLAQIVAKAVRTREPNQDPATRTFQALRIYINQELEELSIALPQVVQVLRPFGRLVVISFHSLEDRLVKRFMRDMAKSDSLPEKLPIRASDMEQPQLRVIGRPIRPSTQEIRANPRARSAVMRIAERTQTTRNPGAASLGETL, from the coding sequence ATGAACTCACAGCATATAGCAGTTCTGTTGGATGAAGCGATCAGGGCGCTTAACGTACGGCCTGACGGAGTTTACGTGGATTGTACTTTCGGACAGGGCGGCCATAGCCGTGCAGTTCTGGGAAAACTCGCGGCTAACGGACGCCTGATTGCGCTGGATAGAGATATGACGGCGGTTGCCGCAGGGCGCGCGATTACCGATGCTCGTTTTTGCATTGTGCACGGCGCGTTTGGCGCATTGCGCCAAACGCTTCGGGAACTGAATGTACATCAGGTGGACGGAGTGTTGTTGGATCTTGGGGTGTCTGCACCGCAGCTACAACAAGCGGCGCGCGGCTTCAGCTTCCGCATTGACGGGCCGCTCGATATGCGCATGGATACCACTCGCGGGCAAACGGTCGCGCAGTGGCTGGCTCGCGCGTCCGAAGAGGAGATCAGGGAGGTCATAGAAGAATATGGCGAGGAACGGTTTGCTAAACAGATTGCAAGAAAGATTGTTGCGGATCGAGCGCGGGGACCTATTAGTACCACACGGCAGCTTGCCCAGATCGTGGCAAAAGCCGTTCGCACGCGCGAGCCAAACCAGGACCCGGCGACGCGCACATTTCAAGCTCTACGGATTTACATCAATCAGGAGCTCGAGGAATTGTCGATAGCATTGCCGCAGGTGGTGCAAGTGCTTCGACCATTCGGCAGGTTGGTTGTCATCAGCTTTCACTCGCTTGAAGACCGGTTAGTGAAGCGTTTTATGCGTGACATGGCGAAATCCGATTCTTTACCCGAGAAGTTGCCAATACGAGCCTCGGATATGGAGCAACCCCAATTGCGCGTGATCGGGAGGCCGATCAGACCCAGCACGCAGGAAATTCGGGCTAATCCTCGCGCGCGCAGCGCGGTAATGCGCATTGCCGAGCGTACGCAAACAACAAGAAATCCGGGCGCGGCAAGCCTGGGTGAAACTCTTTAA
- the mraZ gene encoding division/cell wall cluster transcriptional repressor MraZ: MFQGASTINLDAKGRLAVPTRHRDALQNQSTGKLVLTAHPDSCLLLYPYAAWEPIRVKVMGFPSLDRQASLWKRLLVGFAEEVELDAAGRVLISPELRTFAALEKRVMMVGQGSHFEIWNLEAWNKQLEQLTTQNNNTLPPGMENFSL, from the coding sequence ATGTTTCAGGGAGCGTCAACGATCAATTTGGACGCGAAAGGCCGCCTCGCCGTCCCGACGCGACATCGTGACGCTCTGCAAAATCAAAGCACGGGAAAACTCGTGCTAACTGCGCACCCCGACAGCTGCCTCCTCCTTTATCCCTACGCAGCTTGGGAACCGATTCGAGTAAAAGTTATGGGCTTCCCAAGCCTGGACCGCCAGGCAAGCCTCTGGAAGCGCTTATTGGTTGGATTTGCCGAAGAGGTGGAGCTTGACGCAGCGGGACGCGTGCTGATTTCTCCCGAGCTTCGAACTTTTGCGGCTCTCGAGAAACGCGTGATGATGGTCGGCCAAGGCAGCCATTTTGAAATATGGAACCTGGAAGCCTGGAATAAACAACTGGAGCAACTTACAACGCAAAACAACAACACGCTGCCACCAGGCATGGAGAATTTTTCGCTCTGA
- a CDS encoding penicillin-binding protein 2 codes for MNSHANPALRLRLPAWRARMVLLAVMAWFCVLAGRAFYLQGMHNDFLQQEGDARYSRVIEITAHRGMITDRSGEPLAISTPVESVWASPADVEITPQKQKQLARLLGIDNTEISKRLHERDREFVYLKRQLSPEDAAKIVQLGIPGVFLQREYRRYYPAGEVMAHLLGFTDIDDNGQEGLELAYQDWLAGKPGSRRVIKDRLGHIVEDVESIKVPQEGHALTLSIDGKIQYLAYREIKQAVEMQRARAGGIVVLDARTGEVLALASVPSYNPNNRTKFNPRRTRNRVITDLFEPGSTLKPFTIAAALEAGVVTPNSVIETAPGEFNVGNATIHDAHREGALTVAQIIQKSSNIGAAKIALSLTSQSLWNIFNRVGFGTTPRSGFPGEASGKLRSYKTWRPIEQATMSYGHGISVSLIQLARAYTIFATDGKLLPLSLLKLNSAPSGNRVISAATARAVRNMLELVVEPGGTAPRAQILGYRVAGKTGTAHKLEDGSYVGDRYVSSFVGMAPASAPRLIVAVMLDEPSAGEYYGGIVAAPVFSRVTAGALRSLDIPPDAPANTVLPPADLPVVKEEV; via the coding sequence ATGAATAGCCACGCCAACCCCGCCCTGAGGCTAAGACTGCCGGCGTGGCGGGCGCGCATGGTTCTGCTTGCGGTAATGGCCTGGTTTTGCGTCCTCGCCGGACGCGCATTTTACCTGCAAGGTATGCATAACGATTTTCTGCAGCAAGAAGGAGACGCCCGCTACAGCCGCGTAATCGAAATCACGGCCCACCGCGGGATGATTACTGATCGCTCCGGCGAGCCGCTGGCGATCAGTACGCCAGTGGAATCAGTATGGGCGAGCCCGGCCGACGTCGAGATCACGCCCCAAAAACAGAAGCAGTTGGCAAGATTGCTCGGAATCGACAACACCGAGATCAGCAAACGCCTGCATGAACGTGACCGGGAATTCGTGTACCTGAAGCGCCAGCTTTCCCCGGAAGATGCAGCCAAAATCGTGCAGCTGGGAATTCCCGGCGTGTTTTTGCAGCGCGAGTATCGACGTTATTACCCGGCAGGCGAGGTCATGGCGCATTTGTTGGGATTCACCGATATAGATGACAACGGCCAGGAAGGGCTGGAGCTTGCGTATCAGGATTGGCTTGCCGGCAAGCCGGGCAGCCGCCGCGTCATCAAGGACCGGCTCGGACACATCGTCGAAGACGTGGAGAGCATCAAAGTCCCACAGGAAGGGCACGCGCTCACGCTCAGCATAGACGGCAAAATTCAGTATCTCGCCTACCGCGAGATTAAGCAGGCGGTGGAAATGCAGCGCGCCAGGGCCGGTGGAATTGTGGTGCTGGATGCTAGGACCGGCGAAGTGCTGGCGCTGGCTAGCGTGCCTTCTTACAACCCCAACAACCGCACTAAGTTTAATCCGCGGCGCACACGCAACCGGGTTATCACTGATTTATTCGAGCCGGGTTCCACCCTCAAGCCGTTTACCATTGCGGCTGCGCTGGAAGCGGGAGTAGTCACGCCAAACAGCGTGATTGAAACTGCCCCTGGGGAATTCAACGTGGGCAACGCGACCATTCACGATGCGCACCGCGAAGGGGCGCTGACGGTGGCGCAAATCATACAGAAATCAAGCAATATCGGCGCGGCGAAAATTGCGCTGTCGTTGACGTCGCAATCACTGTGGAACATTTTCAACCGCGTCGGGTTCGGTACGACGCCGCGCTCGGGGTTTCCGGGGGAGGCGTCCGGAAAACTGCGTTCCTATAAAACCTGGCGACCGATTGAGCAGGCAACCATGTCCTACGGCCATGGCATTTCGGTGAGCCTCATACAGTTGGCACGAGCCTATACGATTTTCGCAACCGACGGCAAATTGCTTCCCCTATCCCTGTTGAAGCTGAACTCGGCGCCGAGCGGCAACCGGGTCATTTCGGCGGCAACTGCGCGCGCGGTGCGCAACATGCTGGAACTGGTCGTGGAACCGGGTGGCACCGCACCGCGCGCGCAGATACTCGGTTATCGCGTCGCCGGGAAGACCGGAACTGCTCACAAACTCGAAGATGGAAGCTATGTTGGTGATCGCTACGTGTCTTCGTTTGTTGGAATGGCACCTGCTTCAGCCCCGCGCTTGATCGTTGCCGTGATGCTGGATGAACCCTCGGCTGGCGAATATTACGGCGGGATTGTCGCCGCGCCGGTATTCAGCCGAGTTACGGCGGGAGCCCTGCGTTCGCTGGATATTCCGCCCGATGCGCCAGCCAACACCGTTTTACCGCCTGCTGATCTGCCTGTGGTGAAGGAGGAAGTATGA
- a CDS encoding DUF1269 domain-containing protein, producing MRRRLYFILPDVASAQQTMNDLLLARIQETHIHCLARRGTPMGDLHEANALQKTDIVHGAELGLILGGVGGAAVGILIIFAPPEGETLQLITVLIATLIGALIGAWISSLVASAVPNSKLQMFEKDIADGKILMMIDVPARKVEQIHELVEKGHPEAASRGVEPTIPAFP from the coding sequence ATGAGAAGAAGACTGTATTTTATCCTTCCGGATGTTGCGAGTGCCCAGCAAACGATGAATGATCTTTTGCTGGCACGCATCCAAGAAACCCATATCCACTGTCTGGCGCGACGCGGCACTCCAATGGGAGATCTGCACGAGGCGAACGCCTTGCAAAAGACCGACATTGTGCACGGTGCGGAATTGGGACTCATCCTGGGCGGTGTCGGGGGCGCGGCGGTCGGTATTTTGATTATATTTGCGCCGCCCGAAGGTGAAACCCTGCAATTGATAACGGTGTTGATCGCGACTTTAATTGGCGCTCTTATAGGCGCCTGGATTTCCAGCCTGGTGGCTAGCGCGGTTCCGAATTCGAAGCTCCAGATGTTTGAAAAAGACATCGCGGATGGAAAGATTCTCATGATGATAGACGTTCCTGCGCGCAAAGTTGAACAAATACACGAACTCGTTGAAAAGGGCCATCCGGAAGCAGCGTCGCGCGGTGTGGAACCAACTATTCCAGCGTTTCCATGA